The genomic region GCCCCATCACCGCAGGCTGGTATGTCCCCAAGCCAATCTCCAGACTTGAGTATTCATATTAGAGAATCTTTGTTAGCTAAGCCAGCCTCTAATCAAGGGATtaaatacatagaaaggttgaaaCAGTGGACCTGAATTTTATCAAGCTTTGGGACAAGGAGACAAGAAGTCCATCTAGAGACGTTTGAAAGTCAGACTACGATAGGACACATTCGGGCACATTCATACTTTCAATCTAGCAATTTTTCATGTTTCCAGAAATAAACATCACCAATAGTTTCGTTATCATACGTTTTGGGCTTTCTCTCAAGCTTGTAGTTGTTATTTATATATGTTTGCAGTGTACAAGCTTTTACCGCAGCAGCATAACAGGCTATAAttaaattttgctctgcatttatATTCAAAGTTACAAATTATAGGCCTCATTTTATGGAAACTCTACTACAGTTCACATGGCCTTAACCAGCTGCATATCCTTTATACTTTTTGGGTGATTATATTCTAATCCAAAAAAATGATTCACTAGAAGTAGAAACAAAATATGAATTTGCCCTTCTTATGCTTAATTACTTTATACTAACTGTATCAATGTTGGGTATCTTTGGAAATAACCTTCAATATTGATAAACTATATTACCTTCAAAgtcatttatttttttataatatttttttaagctTCTAAATGTGCCATTGAATGGCCAATAGACACAAGTATATATACTTATGTCAGCCAAGCACTACATGAAATGACTGTCAATAGAAATAGTGGAATGCTTGGTCAACAGAGCTATTTATATATGTCTCAAGGCCATTCAATAGCACTTTAGATGCTGTTACTAGTACTAATAATTTGTCTTGCACTTATGACTTCTTTCCAATTTGtacttaaaatataataattttactGAAAAATTACAAGAGAGAGTCTTAATTGCATTTCATCCCATTTTTTAACATCAAAATCTTAATttcattagatttccacaatctattAGTTTATCAAATagttgcttctggatttgattgtgtcttTTTtggcatcaatgtttcggatcacactccatgatccatcatcaggatgtaagAGAGTGCCAGGAGATGTAAAAATGTAAATTGATTGTGTgtctttttttgcatcaacgtttcggatcactctccatgatccatcatcaggatctAAGAGAGTGCCAAGAGATGTAAGAATGTAAAATTGATTGAATTTCCTGGCACTCTcttacatcctgatgatggatcatggagtgtgatccgaaacgttgatgcaaaaaaagacacaatcaaatccagaagaaaTTATTTGATAAATCAAAATCTTAACCAGCCATGTTTGGCCTAAAGTTAACATTTAAAATCTCAATTGACTTAAATATATTACTATATCCTAACAAATTTTAAGAGGAAGTAATCCAGAATTCCATACAAACACAACAGCCAACTGGTTTGACCAGCAACCATAGCAACATAGATAATCATACCATTTCAACCCCTTGCTTTTGACCAAGTCTAATTCTGAATTTAATTATGTTGTAATACATAATTTGTAGAGTAATTAGACAGAATATAGACCTGATGCTAATAGCCTGTGACCAGTAAAACTCCATCTTAACCCAGGTCCAACgtgaattaaaatatttcaaacaatCTCAGCTATCTGTAAAGTTAGGATTCTAATCAGTCAAGATTCTAGTGTCTAAAGGCTATGCAAAAGGCAATTAAAATGAGATGTCCAAGTAGATCTTTAAAACTTACCAGTGAACCTTTGCTTCTACAATAAATGAGACTGCTCATTTTGGAGTACAACAAAAAGATGTTGCACAGATGATAGAAGAGATGTCAAGTTCAATCAGTAAGCACTTAGCTCACATGGCGGTAATTTTGATGATGTAAACTGAATTAGCTTTAACAATCAAATAAGATTTGCTTAAAACACCATCAAACTCTGAGAACACAAAAAAGCATAGTCATGCGGTGCTTTTGATCACACTGACTCAGTGAGCACGTGATTTAGGAGTATAACACTTCCTTGCACATACCACACAACAGAAAAAAGAATCCGGGTTTTATTGAATACAAATAGAAGACAATTGTTACATTCTTTCAAAAAACTGCTTCTTGGCGAGCAGTAGCAGATAGTAAATCAAAATTTCCATTTTAGAGTACAAATTAGGCTTAGTCACATGCTGTTGCTGAATGTTGCATGGGTTGTCAAGATGTTAGGTACCTCTGCATGGTGTCCTATTGGAAACCAAACCTCACAGGCTGAATCAGTGTAGCCAATGTTTGTGACCACACTGAAttccaaatagaatgcatccatttTCAATCCCAAACATATATGCAAACCAAATTAGATTAACATGTAAAGGTAGAGGTCATTTTTAAGTTCACAGCCCAGCCAGCATATTACTTAGCCATATGAGACCTCACCTGTGGGAACAAAGGTACTTTTTTAGTTTACCTTATTTATATTCCTCAGCTGTCTTACTAGCATTCCATTTTCACTGTAGAGGCTACAGCATGAGCCCAAAACTTCAAATTTTCCTTCATATCCACTCCTTGCATACGCAAAGCAGGCATTTGCAACTTTCGTACTGGCGGATCTGGTCTACGCATCAACCAATCCTCTGAAGGATAAGGTCTGCTTACTTTGAGATAAGACTCACAAGCTGCCCCCTGCTTACTTAGTCGCTGCAATCCAGGAAGCACCTGGACTACTCGAGGGGTTAAGTCTTCCGCACTAAATGTGAAACCAAGTTCAGAAAATCCTTTAACCTCATCAAATTCTAGATCTGTCAAACTTTTTGTTCCCCTTTTTCGCTCTTTAAGCCGTGGAGCTGTTTGCTGAATTTTTGGAACCATTTTAGCTTGTGAAGGTTCCTTAAATTCCTTCCCTGATGCAATAGTCGCCAACTTTGCTGTTTTGAGATCCTTGATATGGGCTTCCTGaaagtcaaaatcaaaaaaatattatatgCCAATAATCTAGAGTACAGTAACAAGGACTTGCAAAAAATTAAATGGTTTCTATAGCCAGAAATCAATAAGAGagcaagaaaaggaaaaaggaaattcTATCAATACCCCAAAATGAACAAATACAATCAATGAGACACAAGTGCATTTGGTTACAATACAAAAGTGCTAGAGTTGAAATTACAGATCTGGAAATTGAATGTCAAATTACTTTCTTTGCTGATTCACAGCAGTTACCCCTAAAATCTGAATCAAAATTCATGTATTTAAACAAGATATACCAGCAGCTTAGGTTTCTACTGTTTCTAGCAACTGAATCTGGTTTCTATATCATGCTGATATGGTTATTACAAGTTTTAATACAGTAAATCAAGAGAGCTAGTTTATAATCTTTAATAGAATTTCCTACTTTCCTATAGAAACCATATATTTTTTTGCAAGTCCTTGTTACTGTACCTTTCTTCGTATCAAAATCTTAGTCAACCAAGTTTGCCCTAGCGTTATCATGTTAAATCTAGAGATTAAGTTCTATTGCCAATAAGgacttgaaaaaattaaaattcagGTTAGCATGCCAACAAGTGCCCCAATATCATACAGGAAAGGCTGCAATGCTGAGAGGTGACACTATTGCATAGTATTTAGGCTAATATGCTAGGGGTATCTCCACTGCAAAAGCAATTTGCAGAAAGGCTTGTCTTTGATACTTCCAGGTCTGTCATCTATGCCATTTGGGTGAGCGTACCTCATTCCCCAGGACTTAACACGCCTCATTCCTTTATTCACTATCTATTTCAGAGAACTTGCATATGATCTGGTCCCTTCTATTCACATGTCATTAGGGTAGGTGGGCCTTATAGCTTGAGACTTGCACAAAGCTTAAAGTGTTCCTTCTGC from Cryptomeria japonica chromosome 3, Sugi_1.0, whole genome shotgun sequence harbors:
- the LOC131034294 gene encoding uncharacterized protein LOC131034294 — its product is MAMDMTLVDKWEFLWHCKNVLWPAPTCGNGQEDHLEPEPEPEPEPKPQLELDELEPEPVRPEHKLDPEVAVDCASSNDGGEKSSGYLKSMEEQQQQGQKKQQDQSLGLFERRHRRSVSDDMKLDTSRLFTARKGVSSPFDIIEKAALQPFMTKEAHIKDLKTAKLATIASGKEFKEPSQAKMVPKIQQTAPRLKERKRGTKSLTDLEFDEVKGFSELGFTFSAEDLTPRVVQVLPGLQRLSKQGAACESYLKVSRPYPSEDWLMRRPDPPVRKLQMPALRMQGVDMKENLKFWAHAVASTVKMEC